A single Flavobacterium sp. 1 DNA region contains:
- a CDS encoding TonB-dependent receptor domain-containing protein, with protein sequence MFKYIFLIVAIAAIGTVQAQNKIKFHIKDAATNEPINGATAKIEETNLILTSNNNGIVIFENLKDGDYTLSVFIEGYGSHKTLFKVPFAAEFLEIALEIEAEEMNEIIVTSTRGTRTISNIPTRVEFIAGEELEEKANMKPGDIRMMLNESTGIQTQQTSATSGNSSIRIQGLDGRYTQILKDGFPLYSGASSGLGLLQTPPLDLKQVEIIKGSASTLYGGGAIAGLVNLVSKIPTKERELRFLINGTSALGLDINGFYSQQFSKIGLTVFASHDRNAPYDPADIQLTAIPKFKRFNFNPKLFVNFNENTKLNFGVNAVFENRIGGNIDYIKDESQYPDSYFEKNKTQRISTQFALTHKFGEKESLIIKNSFNNFSRVITIPDYIFDGLQNSTFSEISYSKNGDIAEWVTGVNLYTDNFTENNKTVFPLRNYNQITYGAFIQNTVKTKEWLDIETGLRGDYVDDYGFSFLPRTSALFKINSKLTSRLGGGLGYKTPTIFTEESERIQYRNVLPINNDFNTLEKSYGLNFDVNYRTKITEDISLSLNQLFFYTNVDNPLILTSLPNDVYQFVNVDGYLKTKGTETNVKLGYKDFKLFLGYTYTDASIDNNGIKSENPLTAKHRLNNVLMYEVEDKWKAGLEAYYYSPQKLNDGTTGKEYWIFGFMIEKLWENFSVYANFENFADTRQTKFGSIYTGTISNPVFKDIYAPLDGFVVNAGIKIKI encoded by the coding sequence ATGTTTAAATATATTTTTTTAATAGTCGCAATAGCAGCTATTGGTACTGTGCAAGCACAAAATAAAATCAAATTCCATATAAAAGATGCTGCTACCAATGAGCCGATAAATGGAGCAACAGCTAAAATTGAAGAAACTAATTTGATTTTAACATCTAATAATAATGGAATTGTCATTTTTGAAAATCTAAAGGATGGAGATTATACATTGTCTGTTTTTATAGAAGGTTATGGCTCGCATAAAACACTTTTTAAAGTGCCTTTTGCTGCTGAATTTTTAGAGATTGCTTTAGAGATCGAAGCCGAAGAAATGAATGAAATTATTGTCACTTCAACCAGAGGAACAAGAACCATCAGTAACATTCCAACTAGAGTTGAGTTTATTGCAGGAGAAGAACTGGAAGAAAAAGCCAATATGAAACCAGGTGACATTCGTATGATGCTTAACGAAAGTACCGGAATACAAACCCAGCAGACATCTGCAACTTCTGGAAACTCCTCTATTAGAATTCAAGGATTGGACGGAAGATATACCCAAATTTTAAAGGATGGTTTTCCTCTTTATTCCGGGGCTTCCAGTGGACTGGGATTATTACAGACACCACCTTTAGATTTAAAACAAGTTGAAATAATCAAAGGTTCTGCTTCTACACTTTATGGAGGAGGAGCAATTGCTGGTTTGGTTAACCTGGTTTCTAAAATTCCGACTAAAGAAAGAGAATTACGATTTTTAATTAATGGAACGTCAGCTCTTGGACTGGATATCAATGGGTTTTATTCTCAACAATTTAGTAAAATTGGATTGACAGTTTTTGCTTCACATGACCGAAATGCTCCTTATGATCCTGCTGACATTCAACTTACTGCTATTCCGAAATTTAAACGTTTCAATTTTAATCCAAAATTATTTGTCAATTTTAATGAAAACACAAAACTTAATTTTGGCGTAAATGCGGTTTTTGAAAATCGTATCGGCGGAAATATCGATTATATCAAAGACGAAAGCCAATATCCTGACAGTTACTTCGAAAAGAATAAAACGCAGAGAATAAGCACTCAATTTGCCCTTACGCATAAATTCGGCGAGAAAGAATCTTTGATAATTAAAAACAGTTTTAATAATTTTAGCCGTGTCATAACAATACCTGATTATATTTTTGACGGTTTACAAAACAGCACTTTTTCTGAAATTAGCTATTCTAAAAATGGCGATATTGCGGAATGGGTTACAGGCGTAAATTTATATACTGATAATTTTACTGAAAACAACAAAACAGTTTTTCCTCTGAGAAATTATAACCAGATTACTTATGGTGCTTTCATTCAAAATACAGTGAAGACCAAAGAATGGCTGGATATAGAAACAGGTCTGCGAGGCGATTATGTTGATGATTATGGATTTTCTTTTTTGCCAAGAACTTCAGCTTTATTTAAAATCAATTCTAAGCTTACTTCCAGACTTGGCGGTGGGTTAGGCTACAAAACGCCTACTATTTTCACAGAAGAAAGCGAGCGCATACAATACCGAAATGTACTGCCTATTAATAATGATTTCAATACACTTGAAAAAAGTTACGGACTTAACTTTGATGTGAATTATAGAACTAAAATTACCGAAGATATATCTTTATCATTGAATCAATTATTCTTTTATACGAATGTTGATAATCCGCTTATCTTAACTTCGCTTCCTAATGACGTCTATCAGTTTGTAAATGTTGATGGATATTTGAAAACAAAAGGAACCGAAACAAATGTCAAATTAGGATATAAAGATTTTAAATTATTTTTAGGTTATACCTATACTGATGCATCAATAGATAATAATGGGATAAAATCTGAAAATCCTTTAACTGCGAAACACAGATTGAATAATGTTTTGATGTATGAAGTGGAAGACAAATGGAAAGCCGGTTTAGAGGCTTATTATTACAGCCCGCAAAAACTTAATGATGGCACTACTGGGAAAGAGTATTGGATTTTCGGCTTTATGATTGAAAAGCTTTGGGAAAATTTTTCAGTTTATGCCAATTTCGAAAATTTTGCCGATACCAGACAAACAAAATTTGGAAGTATTTATACTGGAACAATTTCGAATCCTGTATTTAAAGACATCTATGCTCCTTTAGACGGATTTGTTGTTAACGCGGGTATAAAAATAAAAATTTAA
- the chrA gene encoding chromate efflux transporter: MEDKTDLKDIAKLFLKLGIIGFGGPASHIAMMQDEVVTKRKWLTEQHFLDLIGATNLIPGPNSTEMAIHIGHEKGGWKGLIIAGFCFILPAVFITGFFAYLYKQYGQLPEVQPFVYGIKPAVIAIILGAIFPLAKKSLKSTELIIIGLLVLICSLLNINEIYLMFGAGFLALFLAYVRNKKQKNCNSFLPLTLLQITNTTILSVSNVNLFWIFLKIGAILYGSGYVLFAFLDTDLVSTGLLTRQQLIDAIAVGQFTPGPVFSSVTFIGYQINGLTGAIVSTIAIFLPSFVFVALLNPIVKKIRNSKLFSTFLDAVNVASVAIIAAVCFDMGKDTITDWRTILIAVLSIMITFGYKKLNSAFVVLGGSLIGYLLTLT, translated from the coding sequence ATGGAAGATAAAACTGATTTAAAGGACATTGCCAAACTTTTTCTAAAACTTGGAATTATTGGTTTTGGTGGTCCTGCCTCCCATATTGCAATGATGCAGGACGAAGTTGTTACGAAAAGAAAATGGCTGACCGAACAGCATTTTTTGGATTTAATTGGTGCAACTAACTTAATTCCTGGACCTAACAGCACCGAAATGGCGATTCATATCGGACACGAAAAAGGCGGCTGGAAAGGTTTAATCATTGCGGGGTTTTGTTTCATTTTACCAGCCGTTTTCATTACAGGATTTTTTGCTTATCTCTACAAACAATACGGACAACTACCAGAAGTGCAGCCTTTTGTTTATGGAATAAAACCTGCTGTTATTGCCATAATTCTTGGTGCAATTTTTCCTTTGGCAAAGAAATCTTTGAAATCGACAGAACTAATAATCATCGGACTTCTTGTTTTGATTTGTTCATTACTCAACATTAACGAAATATATTTGATGTTTGGAGCAGGTTTTTTGGCTTTGTTTTTGGCTTATGTACGAAACAAAAAACAAAAAAACTGCAACAGTTTTCTGCCATTAACTTTATTGCAAATTACAAACACGACAATACTTTCTGTATCCAATGTTAATCTGTTTTGGATTTTCCTAAAAATTGGTGCAATACTTTACGGAAGCGGTTATGTTTTGTTTGCATTTCTCGATACAGATTTAGTTTCAACAGGACTTTTGACAAGACAGCAGCTGATTGATGCAATTGCTGTTGGACAATTCACACCCGGTCCCGTTTTTTCTTCGGTAACTTTTATTGGTTATCAAATCAACGGTTTGACAGGAGCAATCGTTTCGACAATCGCCATATTTTTACCTTCATTTGTATTTGTGGCGCTACTCAATCCAATCGTAAAGAAAATACGGAACTCAAAACTGTTTTCTACCTTTCTTGACGCTGTAAATGTGGCATCAGTCGCTATAATTGCAGCAGTTTGTTTTGATATGGGCAAAGACACCATAACAGACTGGCGGACAATTTTGATCGCAGTTTTAAGCATAATGATCACATTTGGATACAAGAAATTAAATAGTGCTTTTGTAGTTTTAGGAGGTTCATTAATTGGCTATTTACTGACACTAACATGA
- a CDS encoding LacI family DNA-binding transcriptional regulator, giving the protein MEDNKDITIYDIAKKLNLATSTISRALKDHHTISAKTIKKVKEACAELGYRPNSLAAGLRSNKTQTIGVLVPTIDQPFLSSLISGIETTAKKSGYNILITQSGDSYQEEINMTQALYASRISGIICSLGMETRDTSHFMPFIDAKIPLVFVDRVPNDIDTYRVIIDNYAAGYKATKHLIDQGCRRIAHFYAGMEFGTLFSERKRGYLDALRAHNLPIEEDLIIKLEQLVFTEGIKATNKLLDMKNPPDGIFSSVDITAISAIQCAKKRGVKIPEELAIIGFNDDPISSIIDPGLSTISHPAFKMGQISAEKILNHLQSPKKDNIKEVTYLNTEVIIRESSKRN; this is encoded by the coding sequence ATGGAAGATAATAAAGATATTACGATTTATGACATAGCCAAAAAATTAAACCTTGCAACTTCTACAATTTCCAGAGCTCTGAAAGACCATCATACCATCAGCGCAAAAACAATTAAAAAGGTTAAAGAGGCTTGTGCAGAATTAGGATATCGCCCAAATAGCCTTGCGGCTGGATTACGCAGTAACAAAACCCAAACTATAGGGGTATTAGTGCCTACAATTGACCAGCCATTTCTATCTTCCTTAATTAGCGGAATTGAAACCACTGCAAAAAAATCCGGATATAATATTCTTATTACACAATCGGGAGATTCATACCAAGAAGAAATCAATATGACTCAAGCACTTTATGCCAGCCGAATCAGCGGTATAATTTGTTCATTAGGAATGGAAACAAGAGATACTTCACATTTTATGCCATTTATAGATGCCAAAATTCCGTTGGTGTTTGTAGACAGGGTGCCAAACGATATAGATACTTACAGAGTTATAATTGATAATTACGCAGCGGGATACAAAGCCACAAAGCACCTCATTGATCAAGGCTGCAGACGCATTGCGCATTTTTATGCCGGTATGGAATTTGGCACATTGTTTAGCGAAAGAAAAAGAGGGTATCTGGATGCCTTAAGAGCCCATAATCTCCCTATTGAAGAAGACTTAATAATTAAATTAGAACAGCTAGTATTTACCGAAGGAATTAAGGCAACCAATAAATTACTAGACATGAAAAACCCACCAGATGGGATTTTTTCTTCAGTTGACATTACCGCAATAAGCGCAATCCAATGTGCAAAAAAAAGAGGCGTCAAAATACCAGAAGAACTGGCAATAATAGGATTCAATGATGACCCTATTTCATCAATTATTGATCCTGGTCTATCCACAATATCACATCCTGCATTTAAAATGGGGCAGATTTCTGCAGAAAAAATATTAAATCACCTGCAATCACCAAAAAAAGATAACATCAAAGAGGTCACATATTTAAATACAGAAGTAATAATTAGAGAATCATCAAAGAGAAATTAA
- a CDS encoding transketolase: MNQKIDNLAADNIRALAISMVEKANSGHPGGAMGGADFMHILYTEYLDFDPTQMDWPFRDRFFMDAGHLSALMYAQYYLLGNYKKEDVQQFRQWGSVTPGHPEVDVLRGIENTSGPLGQGHAMGVGAAIAAKFLDARFKGLFEHKIYGFITDGGVQEEISQGAGRIAGHLGLNNFIMFYDSNDVQLSSMTDEVTSEDTAMKYRAWGWNVIAIDGHDHSEIRKALDAANQETERPTLIIGKTIMGKGCVTADGSMYEGECELHGKPIGDTKADYIKTLLNLKANPEDPFAIFEEVASHYAAILSQKAEKASVKKQQIAQWKNENPALAQKMELFLSGKLPELDLSSVAQKPNAATRDASSAVLAYLAENVENIIVSSADLSNSDKTDGFLKKSSVLQKNNFSGAFLQAGVAELTMTSIANGIALHGGVVPVVATFFVFSDYMKPAIRLAAIQELPVKYVLTHDSFRVGEDGPTHQPIEQEAQMRLLEKVKNHSGHQSLLALRPADAIETSVAWDMALKNTKTPTALILSRQGIKDIPAAKTSRYDEAAGAKKGGYLVKETANPDITLIANGSEVSTLIDAAVILEKEQGLKINIASIISKGLFKSQSKSYQESIIPKGKLVFGLTAGLPVNLEGLIGDSGKIIGLDHFGYSAPAGVLDEKFGFTSLSVCAEIVKYIEESEIRN, translated from the coding sequence ATGAACCAAAAAATTGACAATTTAGCCGCAGACAACATAAGAGCGCTGGCTATATCTATGGTAGAAAAAGCAAATTCAGGACACCCGGGCGGTGCTATGGGAGGCGCTGATTTTATGCATATTTTATACACTGAATACTTAGATTTTGACCCAACCCAGATGGACTGGCCATTCAGAGACCGTTTCTTTATGGATGCGGGACACTTATCGGCTTTGATGTATGCACAATACTATTTATTAGGCAACTACAAGAAAGAAGACGTACAGCAGTTCAGACAATGGGGTTCGGTAACGCCGGGACATCCTGAAGTTGATGTTTTAAGAGGAATCGAAAACACCTCGGGACCATTGGGACAAGGGCATGCAATGGGTGTTGGAGCTGCCATCGCTGCTAAATTTCTTGATGCCAGATTCAAAGGACTTTTTGAACATAAAATATACGGTTTTATCACTGACGGAGGGGTTCAGGAAGAGATTTCGCAGGGAGCAGGAAGAATCGCGGGACATTTGGGATTGAACAATTTTATCATGTTTTATGATTCAAATGATGTGCAGCTTTCTTCTATGACCGATGAAGTGACTTCAGAAGATACTGCCATGAAATACAGAGCTTGGGGATGGAACGTAATCGCGATAGACGGACACGATCATTCGGAAATCCGAAAAGCATTGGATGCAGCCAACCAAGAAACCGAAAGACCAACCCTGATTATTGGTAAAACGATTATGGGCAAAGGCTGTGTTACTGCTGACGGCTCTATGTATGAAGGCGAATGCGAACTGCACGGAAAACCTATTGGTGACACTAAAGCTGATTACATCAAAACATTGCTGAACCTCAAAGCCAATCCAGAAGATCCTTTTGCCATTTTTGAAGAAGTAGCTTCACATTATGCTGCTATTTTGTCCCAAAAAGCAGAAAAAGCTTCTGTCAAAAAACAGCAGATAGCCCAATGGAAGAATGAAAATCCGGCATTGGCACAAAAAATGGAATTGTTTTTATCCGGAAAATTACCCGAATTGGATTTAAGCAGTGTGGCTCAAAAACCAAATGCAGCGACTAGAGATGCTTCGTCTGCAGTGCTGGCTTATTTGGCTGAAAATGTTGAAAACATTATCGTTTCTTCGGCAGATTTATCCAACAGCGACAAAACGGACGGTTTCCTGAAAAAATCATCTGTTTTGCAAAAAAATAATTTCAGCGGCGCCTTTCTGCAGGCTGGAGTTGCCGAATTAACCATGACATCAATTGCCAACGGTATAGCTTTGCATGGCGGTGTAGTTCCAGTAGTGGCGACATTTTTTGTGTTTTCAGATTATATGAAACCGGCTATCCGATTGGCTGCCATTCAGGAACTTCCAGTAAAATATGTCCTGACGCACGACTCGTTCCGAGTGGGAGAAGACGGGCCAACGCACCAGCCTATTGAGCAGGAAGCGCAAATGCGTTTATTGGAAAAAGTAAAAAACCATTCGGGACACCAAAGTCTGCTTGCTCTGCGCCCTGCCGATGCTATTGAAACTTCTGTAGCTTGGGATATGGCTTTGAAAAACACCAAAACGCCAACGGCTTTAATCCTTTCCAGACAAGGGATAAAGGATATTCCAGCTGCTAAAACTTCAAGATATGATGAAGCAGCGGGAGCTAAAAAAGGCGGTTATTTGGTGAAAGAAACTGCAAATCCAGACATCACCTTAATTGCAAACGGATCGGAAGTTTCAACGCTTATCGATGCTGCCGTGATTTTGGAAAAAGAACAAGGTCTAAAAATAAACATCGCTTCCATTATTTCCAAAGGCTTATTTAAATCACAGTCTAAATCATATCAAGAAAGCATTATCCCGAAAGGAAAACTGGTTTTCGGACTTACCGCAGGACTTCCTGTAAACCTTGAAGGACTTATTGGCGACAGCGGAAAAATAATAGGACTGGACCATTTTGGCTATTCGGCGCCAGCGGGCGTTTTGGACGAGAAATTCGGATTTACAAGCCTAAGCGTTTGTGCTGAAATAGTAAAATATATTGAGGAAAGTGAAATAAGAAACTAA
- a CDS encoding SusC/RagA family TonB-linked outer membrane protein yields the protein MISDKNGPIPGANVNLKGSANGASSDFDGKYSIKDVPSNGVLVFSFVGYKTKEISVSGRSSIDVVLEDESNTLKEIVVIGYGAVRKEAVTGSVATIGGKELSEFASGNVTQALQARLPGVELTQTSTKPGASMQIRIRGTRSLTASNDPLIVLDGVPFAGSIGDINPVDIKSLDILKDASATAIYGSRGANGVVLITTNKGRKGQKAKFTYNGFGGIKNVFGEYPMMNGNQFAALRDVTKLYSDGRDEVRGVNTDWQGLLYDSGQIISHDVSVSGGSEGGSYTGGLGYYKEESVLPGQSYERFSLRASLDQEIGTAFRIGFTTNNNYAITNGDNIGPGAALGMSPLVNPYDANGNLKRTVNMGLIDDKWVYTRESINALGEKYINLNRAFSSYNNIFAELKIPGIDGLKYRLNSGLNFRATNNGYYEGQGVFDVNAATLSNASISNFMSTQWLLENLITYDKTFAEKHTINFVGLYSNESYTGNNSRIARNGITSDAFQFYNIGQSEEPITITPSEQDYTKWGLRSYMARLMYSYDNRYFISGTIRSDGSSRLAEGEKWVTYPAVSAGWTISNESFMKNITWLNSLKLRAGYGETSNQSVDPYATLGTLSTRPYNFGTTNSTGVYVTELPNPALGWEYSKTMNYGVDFGFFNSRLTGTVEYYNTQTENLLQRVALPTTSGVSGYTANVGATENKGYEISLNGVILDNPNGLTWTVGFNLYANQNQITSLASGKDRDESNLWFVGHNIASIYDYEKVGLWQEGDAFMSNYEAGPTGVNQAGTVVGSIKVKYTGEYNADGSPTRRIDATDRQIIDTDPDFQGGFNTNLTYKGFDFNAVGAFKSGGVLVSTLYGSASYLNLLNGRSSNVDVDYWTPTNTGADFPNPNGVRSGDNPKYMSTMGYFDASYLKIRSITLGYTLQQDFMKTVGIDKLRVYASVQNPFVFFSPYHDMSGMDPETNSVGDQNQAVNSYPSRILVIGTNTPSTRNFLMGLNLTF from the coding sequence ATGATATCAGATAAAAATGGTCCTATTCCTGGTGCGAATGTAAATTTAAAAGGTTCTGCCAACGGAGCCAGCTCTGATTTTGATGGTAAATATTCAATTAAAGATGTTCCTTCAAATGGTGTACTTGTTTTTAGTTTTGTTGGTTATAAAACTAAAGAAATTTCTGTTAGCGGAAGAAGTTCTATCGATGTTGTTCTTGAAGATGAATCAAATACGCTGAAAGAAATTGTAGTAATTGGATATGGTGCTGTTCGTAAGGAAGCAGTTACGGGATCTGTAGCTACAATTGGTGGTAAAGAATTGAGTGAATTTGCATCTGGAAATGTAACTCAAGCACTGCAGGCAAGACTGCCAGGTGTTGAATTAACTCAAACCTCTACCAAACCTGGTGCTTCCATGCAGATTCGTATTCGTGGTACCAGATCGCTTACGGCAAGTAATGATCCTTTGATTGTACTTGATGGAGTTCCTTTTGCAGGATCTATAGGTGATATTAATCCTGTTGATATAAAATCCCTTGACATTTTGAAGGATGCTTCTGCTACTGCAATTTATGGATCCCGCGGTGCAAATGGAGTTGTGTTGATTACAACTAATAAAGGACGCAAAGGTCAAAAAGCTAAATTTACTTATAATGGATTTGGTGGGATAAAAAATGTTTTTGGAGAATATCCCATGATGAACGGTAATCAGTTTGCCGCACTCCGCGATGTTACCAAGTTATATTCAGATGGTAGAGATGAGGTAAGAGGCGTTAATACTGATTGGCAAGGTTTATTGTATGATTCAGGGCAAATAATAAGTCATGATGTTAGTGTTTCAGGAGGAAGTGAAGGCGGTTCTTATACAGGAGGACTTGGGTATTACAAAGAAGAATCCGTTTTACCTGGACAGTCTTATGAGCGTTTTAGTCTTAGAGCATCACTAGATCAAGAAATTGGGACTGCATTCCGCATTGGATTTACTACTAATAATAACTATGCAATTACGAATGGTGATAATATAGGACCCGGAGCAGCCTTAGGCATGTCGCCTTTGGTCAATCCGTATGATGCTAATGGCAATTTGAAAAGAACTGTAAATATGGGATTAATAGATGATAAATGGGTTTATACAAGAGAATCTATTAATGCTTTAGGTGAGAAATATATCAATCTAAACAGAGCATTTAGTTCTTATAACAATATTTTTGCCGAGCTAAAAATTCCAGGTATAGATGGGTTGAAATACAGATTGAATTCTGGATTAAATTTCCGCGCAACTAATAATGGGTATTATGAAGGCCAAGGTGTTTTTGATGTAAACGCGGCAACTTTATCTAATGCATCAATTAGTAATTTTATGTCAACGCAATGGCTGCTTGAGAATTTAATTACTTATGATAAGACTTTTGCTGAAAAACATACGATTAATTTTGTTGGATTATATTCTAATGAAAGCTATACGGGTAATAATTCTAGAATAGCAAGAAATGGAATTACTTCCGATGCATTTCAATTTTATAATATTGGACAAAGTGAGGAACCTATCACTATAACACCATCTGAGCAGGATTATACAAAATGGGGATTGCGTTCTTATATGGCAAGGCTAATGTATTCCTATGATAATCGCTATTTTATTTCAGGCACAATACGTTCTGATGGTTCTTCCAGATTAGCAGAAGGAGAAAAATGGGTTACTTATCCAGCAGTTTCTGCAGGCTGGACCATTTCTAATGAATCTTTCATGAAGAATATCACTTGGCTTAATTCTTTGAAATTGCGTGCAGGTTATGGTGAAACTTCGAATCAGTCAGTTGATCCGTATGCTACTTTAGGAACTTTAAGTACAAGACCTTATAATTTTGGAACTACCAATTCTACAGGAGTTTATGTAACCGAATTACCTAACCCGGCTTTAGGTTGGGAATATTCTAAGACTATGAATTATGGTGTAGATTTTGGATTTTTCAACAGCCGCTTGACAGGTACTGTTGAATATTATAATACACAAACGGAAAATTTATTGCAAAGAGTAGCGCTGCCAACAACATCAGGTGTTAGCGGTTATACAGCAAATGTTGGCGCAACAGAAAATAAAGGGTATGAAATTTCATTAAACGGAGTGATATTGGATAATCCTAATGGTCTGACCTGGACAGTTGGTTTCAACTTGTATGCCAATCAAAATCAAATTACTTCTCTTGCTTCTGGAAAGGATAGAGATGAAAGTAACTTATGGTTTGTCGGTCATAATATCGCTTCTATTTATGATTATGAAAAAGTAGGGCTTTGGCAAGAGGGCGACGCTTTTATGAGTAACTATGAAGCAGGACCAACGGGTGTTAATCAAGCAGGAACTGTAGTAGGATCTATAAAAGTAAAATATACGGGAGAATATAATGCAGATGGTTCACCTACTCGTAGAATTGATGCAACCGATAGACAAATTATTGATACCGATCCTGACTTTCAAGGAGGTTTCAATACTAACTTAACGTATAAAGGTTTTGATTTTAATGCTGTTGGAGCATTTAAAAGCGGTGGGGTTTTAGTAAGTACACTTTATGGAAGTGCCAGTTATTTGAATTTGCTTAATGGGCGAAGCAGTAATGTGGATGTAGATTATTGGACACCAACGAATACAGGAGCAGATTTTCCTAATCCAAATGGTGTTAGAAGCGGTGATAATCCAAAATACATGTCGACTATGGGGTATTTTGATGCTTCTTATTTAAAAATCAGATCAATAACTCTGGGTTATACCCTTCAGCAGGATTTCATGAAAACAGTTGGTATTGATAAATTAAGAGTATATGCTTCTGTTCAGAATCCATTTGTTTTCTTTTCTCCTTATCATGATATGTCTGGTATGGATCCAGAAACAAATTCAGTGGGTGACCAAAATCAGGCCGTAAATTCTTACCCTAGCAGAATTTTAGTTATTGGTACTAATACACCATCAACTCGTAACTTTTTAATGGGTCTTAACTTAACATTTTAA